Proteins from a genomic interval of Nostoc sp. TCL240-02:
- a CDS encoding SfnB family sulfur acquisition oxidoreductase, giving the protein MTSVINTEQKAHIIRDDKEAIAIAHELAAEFAIGDSERDQNRRLPAEEVQKFSQSGLWGITVPKEYGGAFVSSATLAEVIKIISEADSSLGQIPQNHLYMVEAVRLDGTDAQKKFFFDLALQGKRFGNAFSEIGTKSVTDVQTKLTPDGSDFVLNGRKYYSAGALLAHWVPVIASNTDGKTVVAFVERDAEGLTLLDDWTSFGQRTTASGTTIIENVKVKAEHVIPHYLAFERATPMGAIAQIIQAAVDVGIAKAAVRDTIHFVRKYTRPWVDSNLEKGYEDPLTLYNLGNVQIQVHASEALLRRAGEFLDIANESGLEEPKVVEASIAVAEAKALATEAALLATNKLFELAGTKSTLEEFNYNRHWRNARAHTLHDPVRWKYYAVGNYFLNGVYPPRHPWL; this is encoded by the coding sequence ATGACATCAGTAATTAATACAGAACAGAAGGCACATATTATTCGGGATGATAAAGAAGCGATCGCGATCGCTCACGAACTAGCAGCTGAGTTTGCCATAGGCGACTCAGAACGCGACCAAAATCGGCGTTTGCCTGCTGAGGAAGTGCAAAAGTTCTCCCAGAGTGGATTGTGGGGGATTACAGTTCCTAAAGAGTATGGCGGTGCTTTTGTATCGAGTGCCACCCTTGCAGAAGTAATTAAAATCATCTCCGAAGCCGATTCTAGCCTCGGTCAAATTCCCCAAAACCACCTCTATATGGTGGAAGCAGTTCGGTTGGATGGCACTGACGCTCAGAAGAAGTTCTTCTTTGATTTGGCTCTACAAGGTAAACGCTTTGGTAACGCCTTCTCAGAAATTGGCACTAAGTCTGTTACTGATGTGCAGACAAAGTTAACACCAGATGGATCTGACTTCGTACTTAACGGACGCAAATATTACTCTGCTGGAGCATTACTGGCACATTGGGTTCCCGTCATTGCTAGCAATACAGATGGTAAAACAGTGGTGGCATTTGTCGAAAGAGATGCAGAAGGACTAACCCTACTCGATGACTGGACAAGCTTCGGACAGCGTACCACTGCTAGCGGCACTACCATTATTGAAAATGTGAAAGTTAAGGCAGAACACGTCATACCGCACTACTTAGCCTTTGAGCGGGCTACACCAATGGGTGCGATCGCGCAAATCATCCAAGCCGCCGTAGACGTAGGGATTGCCAAAGCCGCAGTCCGTGACACCATCCACTTTGTCCGCAAATATACTCGCCCTTGGGTTGACAGCAATTTAGAAAAAGGCTACGAAGATCCTCTAACGCTCTATAACTTAGGCAATGTGCAAATCCAAGTTCACGCTTCAGAAGCATTGCTGCGGCGTGCAGGCGAATTTCTTGACATCGCCAACGAGTCAGGTTTAGAAGAACCCAAGGTAGTTGAAGCATCGATCGCAGTTGCTGAAGCCAAAGCACTAGCAACCGAAGCAGCATTACTAGCTACCAATAAGTTGTTTGAACTAGCAGGTACTAAGTCCACATTGGAAGAATTCAACTACAATCGCCACTGGCGAAATGCCCGCGCTCATACACTCCACGATCCCGTGCGCTGGAAATACTACGCTGTTGGTAACTACTTCCTCAATGGTGTCTACCCTCCGCGCCATCCTTGGCTGTAA
- a CDS encoding heme oxygenase (biliverdin-producing), with protein MSSNLATKLRVGTKKAHTMAENVGFVKCFLKGVVEKNSYRKLVANFYFVYSAMEEEMEKHRQHPIISKINFPQLNRKYTLEQDLSYYFGANWREQIKLSSAGEAYVKRIREISATEPELLIAHSYTRYLGDLSGGQILKNIAVTAMNLSDGQGTAFYEFPEIPDEKAFKAKYRQILDELPLDEATTDRIVDEANAAFGTNMKMFQELEGNLIKAIGVMVFNSITRRRTRGSTELVTAE; from the coding sequence ATGAGCAGCAATTTAGCAACCAAATTACGTGTAGGCACTAAGAAAGCCCACACAATGGCAGAAAATGTAGGTTTTGTCAAGTGCTTTTTAAAAGGAGTAGTCGAAAAAAACTCTTACCGGAAACTAGTTGCTAACTTCTACTTCGTCTACTCAGCGATGGAAGAAGAAATGGAAAAGCACCGCCAGCACCCAATTATTTCTAAAATCAACTTTCCCCAGCTAAACCGCAAGTATACCTTAGAGCAAGACCTGAGTTATTATTTTGGTGCCAACTGGAGAGAGCAAATCAAACTATCTTCCGCAGGTGAAGCTTATGTAAAGCGCATCCGAGAAATCTCTGCCACAGAACCAGAACTGTTAATCGCTCATTCATATACTCGTTACTTGGGTGACTTATCTGGGGGACAAATTCTCAAAAACATTGCTGTAACGGCGATGAATTTGTCTGATGGGCAAGGAACGGCTTTTTATGAGTTTCCAGAAATTCCTGATGAGAAGGCATTCAAAGCAAAGTATCGTCAAATTTTGGATGAATTGCCTCTTGACGAGGCGACAACTGATCGCATTGTTGATGAAGCAAACGCCGCCTTTGGCACGAACATGAAGATGTTCCAAGAATTGGAAGGCAATTTGATTAAAGCGATCGGTGTAATGGTGTTCAACAGCATCACACGGCGACGGACTCGCGGTAGTACTGAACTCGTGACAGCTGAGTAA
- the hpsL gene encoding hormogonium polysaccharide biosynthesis protein HpsL translates to MPKIKSKSKTSKKSKKQTSKETSTLSLKEQLAQKRKAALARKELISLLTTATFGGLFIGVVLFFVGGIKAAVPGVLGIIIMSLSYKYPRQALYAFIIYVPVGGTITYYLGSSPILQLAKDAFYVPALIGLWQTCRKQGLPLIIPQGIKIPLYIVLGCSVLTLLFVNGGQQFNPPSVGLLEKAEKEIPLGMGILGLKVFLGYVPLIGCAYYLIRDKRDFLFLSRLQIVLILFCCVLGCIQYLLLLTGICQGTRGLEGNALFVTSLEARCYFGGALLYSPEEGVIRLPGTFVAPWQWAWFLISSTFFTFATGFTDPSFIWRIVGLGSLVTVFINAVISGQRIALALVPTCFGILLLLTGQIGNLKRFIPIGIGLAIVLGIVMVTNPTVVQERTESFTSRWDASPPQDFIVQQFEENWKNVDGPLGSGLGRATNSARAMGQTKLVETYYPKVLFEVGIIGVLAFLGLVTSLTIIGFKTYRSIKNRNFRSYGAALWVFILFISYNTYYYPLDVDPVAVYYWFFAGVLFKLPELEKQDIEDANPQQKNKRKRLKTI, encoded by the coding sequence ATGCCGAAAATAAAGTCAAAATCCAAGACATCTAAAAAATCGAAAAAGCAGACTTCTAAGGAAACTTCTACTCTTAGTCTCAAAGAACAGTTAGCCCAAAAACGCAAAGCAGCCTTAGCACGTAAAGAACTCATTAGTTTACTCACCACCGCCACTTTTGGCGGTTTATTCATTGGCGTTGTGCTTTTTTTCGTAGGTGGAATTAAAGCAGCAGTCCCCGGTGTTTTAGGGATAATCATCATGTCCCTTTCTTACAAATATCCGCGCCAAGCGCTATATGCATTCATCATTTACGTACCTGTTGGGGGTACTATCACCTACTACTTGGGCAGTAGTCCCATACTCCAATTAGCTAAAGATGCCTTTTATGTTCCAGCGCTAATTGGACTTTGGCAAACTTGTCGAAAGCAGGGATTACCTTTAATTATTCCCCAAGGCATTAAAATTCCGCTTTATATTGTCTTGGGTTGCAGTGTACTAACACTATTATTTGTCAATGGTGGACAGCAGTTTAACCCGCCTAGCGTCGGACTATTAGAAAAAGCAGAGAAAGAAATACCTTTAGGTATGGGAATTTTGGGGCTAAAAGTATTTTTAGGCTATGTCCCTCTGATTGGTTGTGCTTACTATCTAATTCGAGATAAGCGGGATTTTCTCTTTTTATCGCGCCTCCAAATTGTTCTCATACTGTTTTGTTGTGTGTTGGGATGTATCCAATACCTCTTACTGCTAACTGGTATATGTCAAGGCACTAGAGGTCTTGAAGGAAATGCCCTATTTGTCACATCACTAGAAGCCCGGTGTTATTTTGGTGGAGCGCTCTTATATAGTCCCGAAGAAGGAGTGATTCGTCTCCCAGGAACATTTGTAGCCCCTTGGCAATGGGCGTGGTTCTTAATTTCCAGTACCTTTTTTACCTTTGCCACCGGCTTCACCGATCCCTCTTTTATTTGGCGGATAGTCGGTTTAGGTTCTTTAGTGACAGTCTTTATCAATGCTGTAATTTCTGGACAGAGAATCGCCTTAGCCTTAGTACCAACCTGCTTTGGGATTTTGCTATTGCTGACTGGTCAAATTGGCAACCTGAAACGATTTATCCCCATAGGTATAGGACTGGCTATAGTTTTAGGAATTGTGATGGTTACTAACCCTACCGTCGTCCAAGAGAGAACCGAGAGTTTTACCAGTCGCTGGGACGCTTCACCACCTCAAGATTTCATCGTCCAGCAATTTGAAGAGAATTGGAAAAATGTAGATGGGCCTTTAGGAAGTGGCTTAGGTCGAGCAACTAACTCTGCTCGTGCAATGGGTCAAACTAAACTGGTAGAAACCTACTACCCCAAAGTCCTTTTTGAAGTTGGAATTATTGGAGTACTAGCTTTTCTGGGTTTGGTAACAAGTTTAACAATTATTGGCTTTAAAACCTATCGTTCCATAAAGAACCGTAATTTCCGTAGTTACGGAGCAGCTTTGTGGGTGTTTATATTGTTTATTAGCTACAACACCTACTACTATCCTCTGGATGTTGACCCGGTTGCTGTCTATTATTGGTTTTTTGCGGGAGTTCTTTTTAAACTGCCAGAACTGGAGAAACAAGATATAGAAGATGCCAACCCTCAGCAAAAAAACAAGAGAAAACGTCTAAAAACAATTTAA
- a CDS encoding glycosyltransferase family A protein, producing MLVFVIPLKSAKVSNSWERVTQLFERCIKSVCNQTSPNFHVIVVCHEKPKIEFTHSHITYVTVDFSPPNETNPVAKGDTDKGRKILKGLIYAQQFSPTHTMAIDADDCVSKKLAQFIQQHPDSDGWVINKGYKYQEGSKYVYIKRRDFYKMCGSCNIIRYDLNYLPESAEYNRGYGYYRYYIDHGKVRDILENQGKAIKSLPFPGAVYILDTGENLFDNSKRLKFNIFNRKLLNQSVKDEFGLYNLQQSQNICQV from the coding sequence ATGCTTGTTTTTGTTATCCCACTTAAAAGTGCAAAAGTTTCCAATTCCTGGGAACGTGTTACCCAATTATTTGAAAGATGCATTAAATCAGTTTGCAATCAAACCTCACCTAACTTTCACGTTATTGTTGTTTGTCACGAAAAGCCAAAAATCGAATTCACCCATTCTCATATTACATACGTTACAGTTGATTTTTCTCCTCCCAACGAGACTAACCCTGTAGCCAAAGGAGACACAGATAAAGGGCGTAAAATCCTGAAAGGATTGATTTATGCTCAACAATTTTCTCCGACTCACACTATGGCAATTGATGCTGATGATTGCGTCAGCAAAAAGTTAGCCCAATTTATTCAACAACATCCTGATTCAGATGGATGGGTTATTAACAAAGGTTATAAATATCAGGAAGGTAGTAAATATGTATATATTAAAAGAAGGGATTTTTATAAAATGTGCGGTAGTTGTAACATTATTCGCTACGATCTGAACTATTTGCCCGAAAGCGCAGAGTATAATCGTGGCTACGGATACTATAGATATTATATAGATCATGGCAAAGTTAGGGATATTTTAGAGAATCAAGGAAAAGCTATTAAATCACTACCATTTCCAGGAGCAGTTTATATCCTGGATACAGGAGAAAACCTTTTTGATAATTCAAAAAGATTAAAATTTAACATTTTTAATCGCAAATTATTAAATCAATCAGTTAAAGACGAATTTGGATTGTACAACTTACAGCAATCCCAAAATATTTGTCAAGTATAA
- the sfnG gene encoding dimethylsulfone monooxygenase SfnG: MVDIKFAYWIPNVSGGLVVSKIPQRTDWTYEYNAQLAQTAEEVGFEYALAQARFIASYGAEYQLEALTTVSALAPVTKKLKLIAAVHPGLWHPGVVAKMGASIDFLSNGRFALNVVSGWFKDEFTIYGEHWLDHDERYRRSEEFIRVLKGLWTEDEFHFKGDFYRINGGWVKPKPVNQNPHPEIFQGGNSKAARRMAGRVSDWYFMNGNTIEGVREQIEEVSALASLEGRKIKFGLNSFIIVRDTEAEAHEVLRDIITQADVEAVKGFGEAVKQAGASTRERQGMWANSNFEDLVQYNDGFRSGLIGTAEQVAEKIRQFHEAGVDLILGGFLHYSDDLPAFGKTVIPIVRELKANRRTADELVRV, encoded by the coding sequence ATGGTAGATATTAAATTCGCATACTGGATTCCTAATGTTAGTGGTGGGTTAGTTGTTAGTAAAATTCCCCAACGCACAGATTGGACTTATGAATATAATGCTCAACTAGCTCAGACGGCTGAAGAAGTTGGGTTTGAATATGCTCTAGCACAAGCCAGATTTATCGCCAGCTATGGCGCTGAGTACCAGTTAGAGGCATTAACAACCGTGTCAGCCCTGGCTCCTGTCACTAAGAAATTAAAGCTAATTGCAGCAGTTCATCCTGGATTATGGCATCCGGGAGTAGTTGCCAAAATGGGAGCCAGCATCGATTTCCTTTCTAACGGACGCTTCGCTCTGAATGTAGTTAGCGGTTGGTTCAAAGATGAATTCACTATATATGGTGAACATTGGTTAGACCATGACGAACGCTATCGTCGTTCAGAAGAATTTATCCGCGTTCTCAAAGGTTTGTGGACTGAGGATGAGTTTCACTTTAAAGGCGACTTTTACCGGATTAATGGCGGTTGGGTGAAGCCTAAACCAGTTAATCAGAATCCACACCCGGAGATATTCCAAGGTGGTAACTCCAAGGCAGCGCGGCGGATGGCTGGCCGCGTCTCTGATTGGTATTTCATGAATGGCAATACCATAGAAGGGGTGCGAGAGCAGATTGAAGAAGTGTCTGCATTAGCGAGTCTTGAAGGACGCAAAATTAAGTTTGGTCTGAATTCCTTTATCATCGTGCGAGATACGGAAGCAGAAGCCCATGAAGTTTTGCGCGATATTATTACCCAAGCCGATGTAGAGGCGGTGAAAGGATTTGGTGAAGCAGTGAAACAGGCGGGAGCTTCTACTCGTGAACGTCAGGGAATGTGGGCGAATTCCAATTTTGAAGACTTGGTGCAATATAACGATGGCTTCCGTTCAGGCTTAATTGGCACTGCTGAACAAGTAGCTGAAAAGATTCGCCAGTTTCATGAAGCGGGAGTCGATTTAATTCTCGGTGGCTTCTTGCACTACTCGGATGATTTGCCAGCATTTGGTAAGACAGTAATTCCGATTGTGCGCGAACTTAAAGCTAATCGTCGGACAGCTGATGAGTTGGTTAGGGTGTAG
- a CDS encoding LLM class flavin-dependent oxidoreductase has product MALQFGIWSPVCGGWLRVVNHEANLSAQDLVKLAVQADELGYDFYYIPEHYLNAVHGPNYNVADAWITAALASLNTKNIKIVAAVQPGFKLPAVIAKLSANIQNQLSNGRFALSGIAGWWKLEVESYGDIWLPHSDRYARLEEYIDVIKGLWTVEDFNYVGKYYNITGGILPDKPTLTPPIFIAGESARAIDLAARQGDYLFINADEPEKTAALVEKVKRLASDRYQRNIKVGMSAFAIVREHTAQAEARLQAIYRSADEPQINYFQEQIDPNVVAHNKLDISQTIEANLGLSAQLVGDRYTIIQRLKEYEAVGVDLIVLKFESMLEDTIRFHNLVISEYAQQNSLIPL; this is encoded by the coding sequence ATGGCACTTCAGTTTGGAATTTGGTCGCCTGTTTGTGGTGGATGGTTGCGAGTTGTCAACCATGAGGCTAATTTATCCGCTCAAGATTTGGTGAAGCTGGCAGTTCAGGCAGACGAGTTAGGTTATGACTTCTATTACATTCCTGAACATTACTTAAATGCAGTTCATGGGCCTAACTATAATGTCGCTGATGCTTGGATTACAGCAGCTTTAGCAAGTTTGAACACCAAGAATATCAAGATTGTTGCGGCTGTACAACCTGGTTTTAAATTGCCTGCGGTTATTGCCAAGCTGAGTGCAAACATTCAAAATCAACTTAGTAACGGCAGATTTGCTCTGAGTGGTATTGCAGGTTGGTGGAAATTAGAAGTAGAAAGCTATGGAGATATCTGGCTACCCCATAGCGATCGCTATGCGCGATTAGAAGAGTACATTGATGTAATTAAGGGACTATGGACAGTCGAAGACTTTAATTACGTTGGCAAATACTACAATATTACAGGTGGTATTCTCCCAGATAAGCCGACACTAACACCACCTATTTTCATTGCTGGCGAATCAGCTCGGGCAATTGACTTAGCGGCTCGTCAGGGAGATTATCTCTTTATCAATGCAGATGAACCTGAAAAAACGGCTGCATTGGTGGAGAAAGTGAAAAGATTGGCTAGCGATCGCTACCAGCGTAATATTAAAGTAGGGATGAGTGCGTTTGCGATCGTTCGGGAACATACCGCTCAAGCCGAAGCCAGATTACAAGCGATTTATCGTTCTGCGGATGAGCCGCAGATTAACTACTTTCAAGAACAAATCGATCCTAACGTAGTTGCCCACAACAAACTAGATATCAGTCAAACCATTGAAGCTAACCTTGGTTTATCTGCTCAACTCGTTGGCGATCGCTATACAATTATTCAACGCCTGAAAGAATACGAAGCCGTTGGCGTTGACTTAATAGTACTCAAATTTGAATCTATGTTGGAAGACACTATTCGCTTCCACAATTTAGTGATTTCCGAATATGCACAGCAGAATAGCTTAATTCCGTTGTAA
- a CDS encoding LysR family transcriptional regulator, producing the protein MNKIKLEDITLNHIKILKAVDDCGSFSKAAQKLGYSQALISKKVKQIENYFGVILLNRSPGSISLTNKGKKLISQTFNVVETVENLQEEFQATFSAEGEDLILGSTSLILEVWLKQYLQRFQLCFAGRNIKEIAIKDSRFFSNSQLIEMDLLLNSCAGYKEEHHCTRLTTHRMLLVSFGASKYLNQYSLVEINDIDLADIVLLDEVHQELSKNKYLRNKLSGVQVLQSYQDILIYASENQKITILPDFCQAEIISQYEVLILPIQDVNEYGIYLHVPRFSELLISAEGLVRSFRLDQDNLESLPNINLILGSYSPKEKNILRIGVQKDSIGQFIAGYGTKYISDLQRASLSLEQPVLKNIEINRNFELQILPFDSGEQMNRQMKRKELDICILDDISLLNNGSQFFDDLSFGSKLIGIASYNLLGQDINIILHKDSSIKTVSDLKGKRISTLFGSNAHRFIITLFDLYNMDVSKNCRLVNEDPRKASKSLANKTIDAYVCCHTFASILEAYAFVKKLPLSQTISLRIPSIRGIVCRSQFIKENPKIVVAYLHDLVVANYWFNSSPIKAADLLTKVIDVRKTQVNQFFNPVFGNRIDPTLKPQWSWLLKTLNRRLEGKYGISLFDVDFWIDDYFLRLVYNLLNLDYHFHQVSFASEFSSSYFVEEQFNRHIKVLYDKYDLPLQNEDSNYTAISL; encoded by the coding sequence ATGAATAAGATTAAACTCGAAGATATTACCCTAAACCACATCAAAATTTTAAAAGCAGTAGATGACTGTGGTAGCTTCTCTAAAGCAGCCCAAAAATTAGGGTATAGTCAAGCATTAATTAGTAAAAAAGTCAAACAAATAGAAAATTATTTCGGAGTAATTCTCCTAAATCGCTCTCCTGGCTCTATAAGTTTGACTAATAAAGGCAAGAAATTGATTTCCCAGACATTTAATGTAGTAGAAACTGTAGAAAATCTGCAAGAAGAATTTCAGGCAACATTTAGCGCTGAAGGCGAAGATTTGATATTGGGATCTACTAGTTTAATTTTAGAAGTCTGGCTCAAACAATATTTACAGCGATTTCAACTTTGTTTTGCAGGCAGAAATATCAAAGAGATTGCGATTAAAGATAGCAGATTTTTTTCTAATTCTCAACTCATAGAAATGGATCTCCTGCTCAACAGTTGCGCTGGATATAAGGAAGAACACCACTGTACTAGATTAACAACTCATAGAATGCTGTTGGTTTCCTTTGGCGCAAGTAAATATTTAAATCAGTATAGTTTAGTTGAAATAAATGATATTGATTTGGCTGATATTGTGCTTCTAGATGAGGTTCATCAAGAACTATCTAAAAATAAATATTTGAGGAACAAATTAAGTGGCGTACAAGTACTACAAAGTTATCAAGATATTCTAATCTATGCTTCAGAAAATCAAAAAATAACCATTTTACCTGACTTTTGTCAAGCTGAGATAATATCTCAATACGAAGTTTTAATTCTTCCTATTCAAGATGTTAATGAATATGGGATTTATCTGCATGTTCCTCGCTTTAGCGAGTTGTTAATATCCGCAGAAGGTTTGGTGAGAAGTTTTAGACTCGATCAAGACAATTTGGAAAGCTTGCCTAATATAAACCTAATTTTAGGTAGCTATTCTCCCAAAGAGAAAAATATTCTTAGAATAGGTGTTCAGAAAGATTCCATAGGACAGTTTATTGCTGGATATGGGACTAAGTATATTTCTGATTTACAGAGAGCATCTTTATCACTTGAACAGCCTGTTTTAAAAAATATTGAAATCAATCGAAATTTTGAGTTACAAATTCTACCCTTTGACTCTGGGGAACAAATGAATCGGCAGATGAAACGCAAAGAACTAGATATTTGTATTTTAGATGATATTTCTCTCTTGAATAATGGTAGCCAATTCTTTGATGATTTAAGTTTTGGTTCTAAATTAATAGGAATTGCTTCATATAACCTTTTAGGTCAAGATATAAATATTATTTTACATAAAGATTCTTCTATAAAGACTGTTTCGGATCTGAAAGGAAAACGAATTTCCACCTTATTTGGTTCTAATGCTCATAGGTTCATTATCACTCTTTTTGACCTCTATAATATGGATGTCAGTAAAAATTGCAGATTAGTAAATGAAGATCCTCGTAAAGCAAGTAAGAGTTTGGCAAATAAAACTATAGATGCTTACGTGTGTTGTCATACTTTTGCCTCAATTTTAGAAGCTTATGCTTTTGTCAAAAAGCTGCCTTTATCTCAAACAATTAGTTTAAGAATTCCATCAATCAGAGGAATTGTTTGTCGTTCACAGTTCATTAAAGAAAACCCTAAAATTGTAGTTGCTTATTTACACGATCTAGTAGTTGCTAACTATTGGTTTAATTCATCTCCAATTAAGGCAGCAGATTTATTAACTAAAGTGATTGATGTGAGAAAAACTCAAGTAAATCAGTTTTTTAATCCTGTATTTGGCAACCGCATCGATCCCACCCTCAAACCTCAATGGTCTTGGTTACTCAAAACTTTAAATCGTAGGTTGGAAGGAAAATATGGTATTTCACTATTTGATGTAGATTTTTGGATCGATGATTATTTTTTAAGACTTGTCTACAATCTGCTGAATCTAGATTATCACTTTCACCAAGTTTCTTTTGCAAGTGAATTTTCTAGCAGCTATTTTGTCGAGGAGCAGTTTAACCGACATATAAAAGTTCTCTATGATAAATACGATTTACCCTTGCAAAATGAAGATAGCAACTACACAGCAATATCCTTGTAG
- the glmM gene encoding phosphoglucosamine mutase: protein MVSSITRIPGIPGDSPSEAEGLGQGIESSFGLNLIPLPTNPLFGTDGIRGRVGELLNAPLALQVGFWTGIVLRNHATQIGPVILGQDSRNSSDMLAMALSAGLTAAGLEVWYLGLCPTPCVAYLTSISDAIGGVMISASHNPPEDNGIKVFGANGGKLPQILQAEIEAGLRGKISPIAKVSNCGRHYSRFELVGHYGEALKKPLNGALNLQGMKIVLDLAWGAAVGLAPSVFTEMGAEVICLHNEADGDRINVNCGSTHLDILAATVQEHNADIGFAFDGDADRVLAVDNTGRQVNGDYILYLWGQHLQKNQQLPDNLIVSTVMANLGFEKAWQQIGGKLIRTAVGDQYVQAEMQRTGGMLGGEQSGHILCRHYAVTGDGLLTALHIAALVKVAGVSLGELVDQSFQTYPQILRNVRVTDRDRRLGWQDCEPVQQAIALAEAAMGDSGRILVRASGTEPVIRVMVEAANAELTNYWTNELVSKVQQHLMD, encoded by the coding sequence ATGGTTTCATCTATAACTCGGATACCAGGCATTCCTGGAGATTCTCCTTCCGAAGCTGAAGGATTGGGCCAAGGGATCGAAAGCAGTTTTGGGCTTAATTTAATTCCACTACCGACAAATCCTTTATTTGGTACAGATGGGATTCGCGGACGAGTCGGAGAATTACTAAATGCACCCCTGGCATTACAAGTTGGTTTTTGGACGGGGATTGTTTTACGTAACCATGCGACTCAAATAGGGCCAGTCATTCTCGGACAGGACTCTAGAAACTCCAGCGATATGCTGGCGATGGCTTTGAGTGCAGGCTTAACAGCAGCAGGATTAGAGGTTTGGTATTTGGGATTATGTCCCACTCCTTGCGTTGCCTATCTCACCAGCATCAGTGATGCGATCGGTGGAGTAATGATTTCTGCTAGCCACAATCCCCCAGAGGACAATGGAATTAAGGTTTTTGGTGCAAATGGTGGAAAGTTACCGCAAATATTACAGGCAGAAATAGAAGCGGGACTGCGTGGGAAAATATCACCTATTGCTAAAGTCAGTAATTGCGGACGGCATTACTCACGTTTTGAGTTAGTGGGGCATTATGGCGAGGCGTTGAAAAAACCCTTGAACGGTGCGCTAAATCTTCAGGGAATGAAGATTGTTTTAGACTTGGCGTGGGGTGCAGCTGTTGGGTTAGCGCCATCAGTCTTTACAGAAATGGGGGCAGAGGTGATCTGCTTGCATAACGAAGCAGATGGCGATCGCATTAATGTTAACTGCGGTTCCACTCATTTAGATATTCTTGCCGCCACAGTCCAAGAACACAACGCCGATATCGGCTTTGCCTTCGATGGCGATGCTGATCGCGTCTTAGCAGTAGATAATACTGGCAGGCAAGTTAACGGCGATTACATTCTCTATCTGTGGGGACAGCATTTACAAAAAAACCAACAACTACCAGACAACCTGATTGTGTCTACAGTCATGGCCAACTTGGGCTTTGAAAAAGCTTGGCAACAAATTGGTGGTAAATTAATTCGTACCGCCGTCGGCGATCAATACGTGCAAGCCGAAATGCAGCGAACTGGGGGAATGTTAGGCGGCGAACAATCAGGTCATATTCTTTGCCGTCATTATGCTGTAACTGGAGATGGCTTGTTAACAGCCTTGCATATAGCAGCTTTGGTCAAAGTTGCGGGTGTTTCTCTAGGAGAATTAGTAGATCAAAGCTTCCAAACATATCCGCAAATATTGCGGAACGTGCGAGTTACAGATCGCGATCGCCGTTTGGGGTGGCAAGATTGCGAACCGGTACAACAAGCGATCGCCCTTGCTGAAGCCGCAATGGGTGATTCTGGTAGAATCTTGGTTCGCGCCTCTGGTACAGAACCAGTAATCAGAGTCATGGTAGAAGCCGCCAATGCCGAACTTACCAACTACTGGACAAATGAATTAGTTTCAAAAGTCCAGCAACATCTGATGGACTAA